A section of the Ranitomeya imitator isolate aRanImi1 chromosome 7, aRanImi1.pri, whole genome shotgun sequence genome encodes:
- the NT5M gene encoding 5'(3')-deoxyribonucleotidase, mitochondrial encodes MNTSAVSADPVQCTTSSPCAMSLPRLLLGGGALAAGLHSCRSCSSSVSSARRLRVLVDMDGVLADFEGGFLKKYRAQYPKEPYIDLNNRRGFWVSEQYENLKPGLSEKAISIWEAKNFFLDLDPIDGAVEAFKEMSNLPNTDVFICTSPIKRFQFCPYEKYAWVEKHFGHEFLEQIILTRDKTVVSADLLIDDRPDIMGAEPNPSWEHILFTACHNRHLLVTSPNRRLQSWRDDWKGLLDSKRQCS; translated from the exons ATGAATACAAGCGCCGTGTCGGCGGACCCCGTACAATGCACAACTAGTTCTCCCTGCGCCATGTCCCTGCCCAGGCTGCTCCTCGGGGGCGGAGCTCTCGCCGCAGGGCTCCACAGCTGCAGGTCCTGTTCTTCCTCTGTAAGTTCTGCCAGGCGTCttagggtgctggtggacatggatgGAGTGCTGGCGGACTTCGAGGGCGGCTTCTTGAAGAAGTACAGAGCTCAGTACCCCAAGGAGCCTTACATTGATCTGAATAACCGTAGAGGATTCTGGGTATCGGAGCAGTACGAGAATCTGAAGCCTGGACTGAGT GAGAAAGCTATAAGTATCTGGGAAGCAAAGAATTTCTTCTTGGATCTGGATCCGATTGACGGCGCCGTGGAGGCCTTCAAAGAAATGTCCAACTTACCCAA CACTGATGTCTTCATCTGCACCAGTCCCATAAAGCGATTCCAGTTCTGTCCGTATGAGAAG TACGCTTGGGTGGAGAAACACTTTGGacatgagtttttggagcagattaTTCTGACCAGGGACAAGACCGTGGTTTCTGCTGATCTGCTGATCGATGACAGGCCTGATATTATGG GGGCGGAACCAAACCCCAGCTGGGAACACATCCTGTTCACCGCCTGCCACAACCGCCATTTATTAGTGACATCACCGAACCGGAGGCTTCAGTCCTGGAGAGATGATTGGAAAGGGTTACTGGACAGCAAGCGACAGTGCAGCTAA